Part of the Streptomyces sp. HSG2 genome, CAGTTCCTCATACGACTGAGCCGCTCCCGCTATGATTCGTTGCAGCGCGTCCAGTTCACCCATCAACTGCTCACGTCGAATCCTCCAGTTGCTCTCGAAATCGTCGAATCTTTGGAGGATCAGCTGCGAACCGATCTCATCGACGCCATATCCCTGGGCCGGGTTCGCCTGATCACCAAGTGCTTCACGAATCCGCCGCAAGTCGCGAGCGCAGTCCCTCATTCTCCCGACGTCGGCTTCCTGATCACCCACGTGGCACTCACCCCACTTCGTTCTCCGCGACCGCCTGTCCGCGGACCACCACGTCGCCGCCGTAGAACACGCCGGTGAACACCGGGGAGTAGGTGAGCTGTACCTCGACCTGGACTTGGGCGGCGTCGGCGCTGAGGCAGTGGGCGGCGGCGATGTCGGGTGCGGCCATGTCCATCTCGGCGGCGAACTCCTTGACGCGTGCGTCGCAGTTCTCGTAGTTGATCGGAGCTGGCCCGCCCGCGTCCTCGTAGAGGGCCTCCCGGTCGATGTCCTGGGCGGCGTAGCGAGCGGCCTGCTCCGCGATGTCGGCAGCTCGTTCGCGCCGGGAGATGGACAGGCCGCCGTCGATGACGAACGCCGCCAGAGCCAGGAAGACGAGCGCGAAGACGATCACCGCGCCCGCGCCGGAACCACGGTCGTCAAGGTGGAGGCGGTGGACCGTCGAGAACTCGCGCAGTGCGGTCCGCGGGCTTCTCGCGCTCGTCACGTCGCGGGTGCCCGAGTGTCGCGCCCCACCGCCGGGGTCGCGTCTCCCGTCAAGGAGGCCATCCGATTTGACGGCAGGTCCGAGGTGGCGTGGACCCCGGCGCGCGCGGCCGGGTGCCGGTTCGGGGAGGACAGCGCGGCGCCCCACCACCCGGGCCCGTCGCCGAGCGTCCGCCACTCGCCTCCCCACCCTCGCCCTTCGCCCGCCCGGCGGCACGCGCGCGTCGCTCGCATTCCGTCGCCCGCCACCATCGCCCAGGAGGTCCCGTGTTCCGCTCACGCCGTCCTCCGGTACGGATCGAGGGGAGAGCTGAAGGCGGCCGACAGCGTGGTCGGGATGTCCAGGCCCACCACCGCCAGCCCTCTCACCCGGCAGCTCACCTCGACGGTGAAGAGGGTGTCCGGCTCGAAACCCTGGCTGGTCTGCGTCACCGACACGGGACCCGAGCACACGTCCACGAGGTTCGCCTCGGCCGCCTTCCGGGCCTCTGCCATGGCCGTGGCGTGATCCTTCTGGATCGAACCCGCTCGGGCGGCGTCACGGGCGGCACCGTCGACGGCCCCCCGCCCTCCCACCAACTGGCCCAGGCCGACCAGAACAAGGACGAACAAGATCATGACCGGGGCGATGATCACCACCTCGACGGTGGAGAGACCTCGGTCGTCGAGTGCCCCAGACGAGAACCCGGCGCGGCTTTCCTCTCCTCGCCCGATCCGCGTCACTGGCCGCCTCCGTCCTGTACGAAACGCTCCACCGGACCCACGGACCGCGCCCGCACCGTCAGGTCCAGGCCCGGGAAGACCGTCGGGATCCGAGCCGTGACCTCGACGCCGACCGTGTTCTGCTCCGGCTGGAGCAGCCGCACATCCGGGCCGAGGACCAATTGGGGTCCGAGTTGCCCGATGTAACGGTCGACCACCTCACGGGCCTCGCCCTGCCACGCTCCAGGCCGCGCGTCCGCGGTCGCGCGGGCCTTTCGCGCGCCCGCCTGGGCCGCCGCCTGGGCGACGTGGTCGGCGAAGAAGTACAGAGCGAACTGGACCGTCGCGAAGATCATGAAGAACAGGACCGGGGTCAGCAGAACGAACTCGATGGCGGTCATCCCCGAGTCGCCGCGCTCGGCGGCGGCCTTCCGGGCCCTCGACATCCGGTGACAGGCCCACCGGCGGACCCTCCCTCGCACCTTTTGCACCTCCTCGCCCCCTTCCGGCCGACTCCGTTCGTCGCGCGTGCCTCCGCGCCTCCGGTCAGCAGGTCGAACCCGC contains:
- a CDS encoding pilus assembly protein TadG-related protein, translated to MREFSTVHRLHLDDRGSGAGAVIVFALVFLALAAFVIDGGLSISRRERAADIAEQAARYAAQDIDREALYEDAGGPAPINYENCDARVKEFAAEMDMAAPDIAAAHCLSADAAQVQVEVQLTYSPVFTGVFYGGDVVVRGQAVAENEVG
- a CDS encoding TadE/TadG family type IV pilus assembly protein; this translates as MGRGEESRAGFSSGALDDRGLSTVEVVIIAPVMILFVLVLVGLGQLVGGRGAVDGAARDAARAGSIQKDHATAMAEARKAAEANLVDVCSGPVSVTQTSQGFEPDTLFTVEVSCRVRGLAVVGLDIPTTLSAAFSSPLDPYRRTA
- a CDS encoding TadE family protein codes for the protein MSRARKAAAERGDSGMTAIEFVLLTPVLFFMIFATVQFALYFFADHVAQAAAQAGARKARATADARPGAWQGEAREVVDRYIGQLGPQLVLGPDVRLLQPEQNTVGVEVTARIPTVFPGLDLTVRARSVGPVERFVQDGGGQ